CGTGACCGTAAAGCTCCGGCTGGCGCGTGCCCAGAAGGTTCAAGTTCGGCCCGTTGAGAAGAAGGATCTGTTTCATGGCGCGACCTAACGAAATTGAGAGTGAGTTAGCAAGGTTCAGGCTTTGCTAAATATCAAAAGTCGCGCAATGTCGTAGCGATGCGACAGGTCAGCCTTGTCGCTATAAATGCGTACATCCTCATATGCGAAGTCAGTTATATCCGACTCGACTTCATCCAACAGCGCGCTGAAGCCGGCGCTTTCAAAGTGTTTCGCGTTCACGGAAATCACAAACAAACACCCCGTTTCCGCGACTTCGAGCAAGGGTGGAATGCCGTCGGGCCCCACGTGCCCCATCGTGAACGTTCCAGCACTAATGATCCCACGATATGGCCCAATCGAAAGCGATTTAGTGACATCCCCAGCGATCGTATCACGATAGACACCTTTGGACTTCGCAACGCTCAGCATCTCATCAGACAGATCAAGCGCATCAATCGGTCCAACACCTGCTGCGAGTAACCCCTCACCAACAAGCCCCGTACCCGCGCCAACATCCAGAACGGGACCTTCCCCGCCGGCGGCCGTGAACACCCTCACCACTTCGCGCGGCGACAGATACCCCTGCGCCTCGCCAAAGTCGCTGTCATAAGTTTCCGCCCATTCCGCATAAAGGCGCTTGGCTTCTTCGGGCGTGTTCAACGCATATGCGCTTTCTAGATCCGGTTCATCTGACATGAAATGAACCTAACACACCTTGCACCGCGACGCAGCCTGCGCCACGAAAGGGCATGACAAAAACACTTCTCTCATTTGGCCACGGTTATTCAGCGCAGGCGCTTTCTGCGCTTCTGCCGGACGATTGGCGCATCATCGGCACCACCCGTAGCGAGGACAAAGCTGCTTCATTGATGAGCGGCGGGATTGAGCCGCGTATTTGGCCCGGTGCCGACCTTACCCCCGCCCTCAACGCCGCGACGCACCTCCTTATTTCTGCCGGACCTAGCGAGGCGGGTGATCCTGTTCTCAATGAGCTTCGCGCAGAAATCGCAGCGCGGCGGGATCAATTCGAATGGGTCGGTTACCTGTCGACCACCGGTGTTTATGGGGACCACAATGGTGGTTGGGTCGATGAAACGACCCCCCTCGCCCCGTCCACCAAACGTGGGCAAATGCGCGTGGATGCTGAAGCCGCGTGGCAATCCTTAGACCTGCCTTTGCATATCTTTCGCCTTGCCGGAATATACGGCCCGGGTCGCGGGCCATTCGCCAAGGTGCGCAATGGAACAGCACGGCGCATCATTAAACAGGGCCAAGTCTTCAGTCGGATTCATGTCGAGGACATCGCGCAAATCCTTGCCGCATCTATCGCGAAACCAAACCCCGGTGCGATCTATAATCTATGCGACGATGACGCCGCCCCACCTGAAAATGTGATCGCCCACGCGGCTGAATTGCTTGGCATGCCAATCCCACCCGCACAGGATTTCGAAACTGCCGACATGACCCCAATGGCGCGCAGTTTTTATGCCGAGAGCAAGAAAGTCCGTAACGACCGAATTAAGTCCGAGCTTGGCATAACCCTGAAGTATCCTAACTACCGTGTTGGGCTTGCAGCACTGCTCGCTGCAGATCAGAGAACCCAATAGGCCCACTTGCCCTTGAGTCACTCAATTGCGATATGCAGGACAAGCAATGAGGACGCCCATGACACTTCGTGAAAAGACCGCCGCTTTCATCGACTCGCCGAGGTTTCGCAACTTCATCATCGGCGTCATCGTTTTCAATGCGGTGATCCTTGGTCTGGAAACGTCCAAGCCCCTAATGGCAGCCGTCGGACCCTTCATTCACGCCCTCGACGTGATCTGCCTCTACATCTTCGTCGTAGAGATCGTCTTGAAACTCTTTGCGCACCACTTTCGGTTCTTCAAATCCGGTTGGAATATCTTCGATTTTATCATCGTCGGAATCGCGCTGGTTCCGGCCGCGCAATCCATGTCGGTACTACGTGCATTGCGTATCCTGCGGGTGCTACGGATCATTTCAGCAACGCCAAGCCTACGCCGCGTTGTTGAAGGTTTTCTAAAGGCGCTACCAGGAATGGGCAGCGTCTTTATTCTCATGTCGCTGATCTTCTACATCGGCGCTGTCATGGCAACGAAACTGTTTGGCGACAGCTTCCCAGACTGGTTTGGCACATTGGGCGCGTCCGGTTATTCGCTGTTCCAGATCATGACGCTGGAAAGCTGGTCCATGGGCATCGTGCGCCCCGTGATGGAAGTTTACGAATATGCGTGGGCGTTCTTCGTCCCCTTCATCATGGTGACAACCTTCGCCGTGGTGAACCTGTTGGTCGGCTTGATCGTAAACTCAATGTCCGAAACAGCGTCCGAGGAATCCAACGCCGCAACAGACAGCTACCGTGATGAGGTTTTGGCCCGCCTAGAAGCTATCGAGAAACGTTTGCCGAAATAGCAATCAGGCGCGTTTACCGATCACATCAACGCCCATCACGTCCAACACTTTCGCCTCGATTTGCTCTGCGTTCATGCCAGCAACTTCATACATGTCGCGCGGTCCAGCCTGATCAATAAAGATGTCCGGCAATACCATCGAGCGGAACTTTAGCCCATGATCAAACACACCTTCATCCGCCAACAACTGCGCCACATGTGAGCCGAACCCACCAACAGCGCCCTCTTCTACGGTAATCAATGCGTCGTGGTCAGCGGCAAGCTTAAGGATCATATCGCGGTCCAGCGGCTTGGCAAAACGTGCATCAGCGACCGTCGGCGTAATGCCTTTGGCTGTCAGCGCCTCACAGGCCTTTTCAACCTCCTGCAGGCGTGTCCCGAAGGATAGGATCGCAACGCGCGCGCCCTCACGGATCATCCGCCCTTTGCCGATTTCAAGCGGCACCGCATCATCAGGAATTTCGACACCAACACCTTCGCCGCGTGGAAAGCGAAACGCGATAGGGCCATCGTCATGCGCCACGGCAGTCGCAACCATGCGCACCAACTCAGCCTCATCTGCGGCGGCCATTACGACGAACCCGGGAAGGTTGCTCAGAAACGCGACATCAAACGATCCCGCGTGGGTCGCACCATCCGCGCCAACCAGCCCAGCGCGATCAATCGCAAAGCGAACAGGCAAACGTTGGATCGCAACATCATGCACGATTTGGTCATAGCCACGCTGCAAGAACGTGGAATACAGCGTGCAAAACGGTTTCATTCCACCAGCCGCAAGGCCTGCACAAAACGTCACCGCGTGCTGTTCGGCAATCCCGACATCAAAACAACGGCTGGTAAAACGGCTCATGAAACGGTCAAGCCCTGTGCCATCCGGCATCGCAGCTGTCACCGCAACGACCTTGTCGTCTTTGGTCGCTTCCTTAATCAGGCTTTCCGCGAACACAGACGTGTAGGACGGAGCATTGCTAGGCGTCTTTTTCTGCTCTCCCGTGACCACATCAAACTTCGCCGTGGCATGACCACGGTCTGCACGGTGCTCAGCGTAGCCCTTACCCTTTTTGGTAATCGCATGGATCAAGATCGGCCCCGTTGCACGGGTTTTCACGGTACGCAAAACCGACAACAGCTGTTCCATATCGTGACCATCAATCGGCCCTACATAAGAAAAACCAAGTTCTTCAAACAACGTCCCACCGACGGTCATACCCTTCAGCATTTCCTTGGCACGCCGCGCACCCTCTTGGAACGGTTCAGGCAGAAACGAGACAGCACCCTTGGCCGCTGCCTTGAATTCTTGAAACGGATTACCCGCATAAAGTCGCGACAAATACGAAGACATCGCGCCAACAGGCGGTGCAATCGACATCTCGTTATCGTTCAAAATGACGATCAGACGCTTGTTCAGATGCCCCGCGTTATTCATCGCTTCATACGCCATGCCCGCAGACATCGACCCATCACCAATCACGGCAATCGCATCACCACCCTCGCCCCCAAGATCACGCGCAACGGCGAACCCCAAAGCAGCAGAAATAGACGTACTGGAATGCGCCGCGCCAAAGCAATCATACGGGGACTCAGATCGTTTCGTGAAACCTGACAACCCATCTTTCTGGCGCAACGTGCGGATACGATCCCGTCGCCCCGTCAGAATTTTATGCGGGTAACACTGGTGCGAGACATCCCAAACGATCTTGTCCTTGGGCGCTTCAAACACCGCATGCAACGCAACCGTCAGCTCAACCACACCAAGGCCTGCACCCAAATGCCCACCCGTTTCGGACACAGCCGAAATCGTCTCCGTCCGCAATTCATCGGCAAGCGTGCTCAGTTGTGCATCGCTCAGCCCATTTAGGTCGCTGGGCAGATCAACTTGATCCAACAGGGGTGTCTTGGGTCTCTCAGCCATAACTGGCGTCTCCTTAGTGCGTGCGGTTTACGACAAACCGCGCCGCCTCTTTCAGCGTTTCCGCGTCATCACCATAATTACTTAACGCATCACAGGCTGATTCCACCAACTCATCTGCGCGGCGTTTCGCCCCATCTAGCCCCAAAAGGGAAACAAACGTGGCCTTACCGGCATTTTCGTCTTTCCCGACAGCTTTGCCAACCGTGGCTTCATCACCGGTCACATCCAAAATGTCATCCGCAATCTGAAACGCTTGGCCAAGCGCACGGCCATAGGTGCGCAATGGTCTGTCATCCGCCCCAACCATCATCGCACCAGCACCCGCTGCCCATTCAATCAACGCGCCCGTCTTGCCAGCCTGCAAACGTTCGATCTGCCGCAAATCAAACGGCTCGATCGCGGTCTCAGCTGCAATATCCAACGCCTGCCCACCAACCATTCCGTTTATACCTGCCCTGTCCGCCAGACTTGCGATTAACGTGACTTTGTGAGCCGCCTCAATCTCAGCAAATGTAATCATCTGAAACGCCAAAGCCTGCAACGCGTCTCCTGCCAAAACGGCAGTTGCCTCATCCCATTTGCGATGCACCGTTGGTTGGCCGCGCCGCAAGTCATCATCGTCCATGGACGGCAAATCATCATGAACCAACGAATAGGCGTGAATGCATTCAATCGCTGCGGCGACTGGTTTGGCTCGATCTTCGTCGACACCATGCAATGCGGCCCCCTGCAACACCAGAAATCCGCGCAATGTCTTACCGCCACGTACGGCATGCAGCATCGCGTCTGCAATCGGTGTGTCCGCGAACTGTGCTTTCATACGCACACCCGCTTCAATCCCCGCAAACGCAACATCACCAGCCCGCGCTAATGCCGACTTCAACTCAGCCATCAAGCGGCGCCGTGCCAGTCGGTTTGCCGTCGCCATCCAACGTCAGCTTGGCAACCTTTTCTTCAGCGTCCTTCAGCTTGCCTTCGCAAAGCTTCTTCAACAGCGCCCCGCGTTCGTACAACGCGATGGACTCGTCTAGCGGAACTTCGCCCCGCTCCAACTTACCCACGACTTGCTCTAGCTCGCGCAGCGCGTCTTCAAAGCTCATATCTTGTACGTCTGCACTCATTGCGCCCGTTCCTTCAAAACATCTACGTGTGCGCGTGCCGAACGGCCCAGCGCCTCCAGATCATAACCACCCTCAAGTGCGGATACCACACGACCCTGACAGTGCTTATCTGCCAAATCACATATCTTACCTGTGACCCAGGCAAAATCATCTTCACGCAACTCCATACCAGCCAATGGATCATCGCTGTGTGCATCAAATCCGGCCGAGATCAGCAGAAGTTCAGGCTTAAACGCCTCAACACGCGGAAAGATATGAGCCTCCCACGCAGCGCGAAACGTTGCAGACCCACAACCATCTGGCAGCGGCACATTCACAACATTGCCAACGCCTGTCTCATGCGCCGCACCTGTTCCCGGATAAAGCGGCATCTGATGGGATGAACAAAACAAAATCCGCGCGTCTTCTTCGACCAAGTCCTGCGTTCCGTTTCCGTGGTGCACATCGAAATCCAAGATCGCGACACGCTTGAGCCCGTGAAAATCCAGTGCGTGCTTGGCCGCTACGGCAACAGACCCGAAAAAACAAAACCCCATCGCCGTCTCACGCTCTGCGTGGTGCCCCGGTGGCCGCATTGCAGAAAACGCATTGCCAGCTTCACCAGACATCACCAGATCAACCGCCTTAACAATACCACCCGCCGCGCGATACGCCGCTTCCAACGTGCCGACAGACATATGCGTATCCGCATCCAAAGACCGCCAGCCTTCAGATGGCGCTGTTGCCTTTATCGTATCAATGTGGCCCTTCGGATGGGCGCGCAACAAATCATCATCGGCCACCATCGGTGCCGTCACCCGCATCAAGTCCAAACCCTCAAGCGCGCCCAATACCGCATCCAACCGCGCCACCTGCTCGGGGTGCCCTTGCGGTGTCACATGGTCATAACACGCCTTATGCGTGATCAATGCCGTTGCCAAAACGCACACTCCTATTTGCTTTTGTTTCCTAAATATCCCCGCCGGAGGTTCCTCAGCGTACCGCAGGCGCGAACGGCCCTAGTCTGGCGCGAGCATGTATCCGGCACCGCGAACCGTCTGAAGATATCGCGGCTGTTTCGGGTCAGCTTCCAACTTGCGACGCAATCGCGTGATCTGAACATCGACCGCGCGCTCTTGCGCTTGCCCGCCGGACCGCCCGAGCCTGTCGACCATTTCCTCGCGGCTAATCGGCTCACCGGGGGTTGCCGCAAATATCTTCATCAGCTGCACCTCGGTCGCCGTTAAACGCACCAAGTCCTCGCCTCGCCACATCTCGCCGCGTTCCATCTCATATCGAAGCGGTCCCAAATGCAGCACCTTCGGCAAAACAGTTTCAGCCTCACTTGGCGGCACACGACGCAGGATCGAATTGATCCGCAACAATAGCTCTTTGGGTTCAAACGGCTTGGCGAGGTAATCATCCGCCCCCGCCTCAAGCCCAGCGATACGATCGTCCGTTTCGGCTTTTGCCGTCAGCAACAAGATCGGCGTCTCACGATCGCGGCGCAGATCAGCGCACAGCGTCACGCCATCCTCACCAGGCATCATCACATCGAGGACAATCAAATCAAAATCAAGCCCCGCCAAAATGCGCCTTGCGTGGGCAGCATCGCGCGCTGAAGTCACCAGAAATCCGCTACGAACAAGGTACTTCTGCAACAAAACGCGAATGCGTTCGTCGTCATCTACGATCAACAAGTGCGGCTGGTCGTTCTGCATTCCAGTTATCCCTTCAACTCTATCAGCGCATCATATCGCTTGCGCATCTCATCATCCATCATTGCTTCTAGCACTTGCCGAAACCCTGTAACGGCTTCCGGCCCCGCAGCGCGATATGCCGTACGCATCCTATCGCGTTGTGCGTCGGACAGCTTGCGCTCTAGATCTTCGCCAGCATCCGTCAGAAACAAATGCCGTTCCCGCTTGTCGCGCTTGCCAACTTCGTTGCGCACCAAACCATCCTCAACCAATGCACGCAACACACGGTTCAGCGACTGCTTTGTAACGCCAAGTATAGCGAGCAAATTGTTAACGGTTGTTCCCGGACTTCGATGAATGAAATGCAAAGCACGGTGGTGTGCCCGTCCATAAGCCATATCCGCAAGGATACGATCAGGGTCCGCCGTGAAACCACGGTAGGCGAAGAACATCGCTTCAATTCCCTTACGCAGCTGCTCATCCGTTAGGAACAACAACGCGTTTCCGCTTTCTCTGCCGCCACCTTCCATCGTACGCTCCTTCACATTTTGCCCAATAATACGTCAGCTTTGTTGACATTCCAAGCAGCGAAAGGTATCGAATCGCAGGTTCTACGCAATAAAATGTCCACATCGGACCTAACAGCGTAATATTTGCAAATCTAGAGGAGGCTTACACATGGCTGGTGCATACGACGACCGCGACGGAAAAATCTGGATGGACGGCAAGCTCGTCGAATGGCGCGATGCAAACGTGCACATTCTCACCCATGCTATGCACTACGCTTCCTCCGTGTTTGAAGGCGAACGCTGCTATGAAGGCAAAATCTTCAAGTCACGCCAACACTCTGAGCGCTTGAAGGTCTCCGCCAACCTGATCGACTTCGATATCCCCTACACTGTTGACGAAATCGAAGCCGCTAAACGCGCCGCCCTCGATGCCAATGGCCTGACAGACGCCTACGTGCGCCCTGTTGCATGGCGTGGCTCAGGAGAAGACATGGGTGTCGCTGCCGCGAAAAACCCTGTCCACCTCGCCGTGGCCGTCTGGGAATGGGGTGCGTATTACGGGGACGCAAAGATGAAAGGCGCCAAGCTCGACATTGCGAAATGGAAACGCCCTTCCCCGGAAACCGCACCGTCACAAGCCAAGGCCGCTGGCCTCTATATGATCGCGACCATGTCCAAGCACGCCGCCGAAGCAAAAGGTTGTTCAGACGCGCTTATGTTTGACTACCGCGGCTACGTTGCGGAATGCACAGGCGCGAACCTGTTCTTCGTAAAAGACGGCGAAGTGCATACACCAACACCTGACTCCTTCCTTAACGGGCTGACCCGTCAGACGGTGATTCAAATGCTGACCGAAAAAGGCATTAAGGTGAACGAACGTCACATTATGCCCGAAGAACTCGAAGGGTTCGAACAAGCATGGCTGACAGGCTCCG
This Octadecabacter temperatus DNA region includes the following protein-coding sequences:
- the dxs gene encoding 1-deoxy-D-xylulose-5-phosphate synthase encodes the protein MAERPKTPLLDQVDLPSDLNGLSDAQLSTLADELRTETISAVSETGGHLGAGLGVVELTVALHAVFEAPKDKIVWDVSHQCYPHKILTGRRDRIRTLRQKDGLSGFTKRSESPYDCFGAAHSSTSISAALGFAVARDLGGEGGDAIAVIGDGSMSAGMAYEAMNNAGHLNKRLIVILNDNEMSIAPPVGAMSSYLSRLYAGNPFQEFKAAAKGAVSFLPEPFQEGARRAKEMLKGMTVGGTLFEELGFSYVGPIDGHDMEQLLSVLRTVKTRATGPILIHAITKKGKGYAEHRADRGHATAKFDVVTGEQKKTPSNAPSYTSVFAESLIKEATKDDKVVAVTAAMPDGTGLDRFMSRFTSRCFDVGIAEQHAVTFCAGLAAGGMKPFCTLYSTFLQRGYDQIVHDVAIQRLPVRFAIDRAGLVGADGATHAGSFDVAFLSNLPGFVVMAAADEAELVRMVATAVAHDDGPIAFRFPRGEGVGVEIPDDAVPLEIGKGRMIREGARVAILSFGTRLQEVEKACEALTAKGITPTVADARFAKPLDRDMILKLAADHDALITVEEGAVGGFGSHVAQLLADEGVFDHGLKFRSMVLPDIFIDQAGPRDMYEVAGMNAEQIEAKVLDVMGVDVIGKRA
- a CDS encoding class I SAM-dependent DNA methyltransferase, translating into MSDEPDLESAYALNTPEEAKRLYAEWAETYDSDFGEAQGYLSPREVVRVFTAAGGEGPVLDVGAGTGLVGEGLLAAGVGPIDALDLSDEMLSVAKSKGVYRDTIAGDVTKSLSIGPYRGIISAGTFTMGHVGPDGIPPLLEVAETGCLFVISVNAKHFESAGFSALLDEVESDITDFAYEDVRIYSDKADLSHRYDIARLLIFSKA
- a CDS encoding MarR family winged helix-turn-helix transcriptional regulator, with translation MEGGGRESGNALLFLTDEQLRKGIEAMFFAYRGFTADPDRILADMAYGRAHHRALHFIHRSPGTTVNNLLAILGVTKQSLNRVLRALVEDGLVRNEVGKRDKRERHLFLTDAGEDLERKLSDAQRDRMRTAYRAAGPEAVTGFRQVLEAMMDDEMRKRYDALIELKG
- a CDS encoding histone deacetylase family protein, translated to MATALITHKACYDHVTPQGHPEQVARLDAVLGALEGLDLMRVTAPMVADDDLLRAHPKGHIDTIKATAPSEGWRSLDADTHMSVGTLEAAYRAAGGIVKAVDLVMSGEAGNAFSAMRPPGHHAERETAMGFCFFGSVAVAAKHALDFHGLKRVAILDFDVHHGNGTQDLVEEDARILFCSSHQMPLYPGTGAAHETGVGNVVNVPLPDGCGSATFRAAWEAHIFPRVEAFKPELLLISAGFDAHSDDPLAGMELREDDFAWVTGKICDLADKHCQGRVVSALEGGYDLEALGRSARAHVDVLKERAQ
- a CDS encoding response regulator — its product is MQNDQPHLLIVDDDERIRVLLQKYLVRSGFLVTSARDAAHARRILAGLDFDLIVLDVMMPGEDGVTLCADLRRDRETPILLLTAKAETDDRIAGLEAGADDYLAKPFEPKELLLRINSILRRVPPSEAETVLPKVLHLGPLRYEMERGEMWRGEDLVRLTATEVQLMKIFAATPGEPISREEMVDRLGRSGGQAQERAVDVQITRLRRKLEADPKQPRYLQTVRGAGYMLAPD
- a CDS encoding SDR family oxidoreductase, which produces MTKTLLSFGHGYSAQALSALLPDDWRIIGTTRSEDKAASLMSGGIEPRIWPGADLTPALNAATHLLISAGPSEAGDPVLNELRAEIAARRDQFEWVGYLSTTGVYGDHNGGWVDETTPLAPSTKRGQMRVDAEAAWQSLDLPLHIFRLAGIYGPGRGPFAKVRNGTARRIIKQGQVFSRIHVEDIAQILAASIAKPNPGAIYNLCDDDAAPPENVIAHAAELLGMPIPPAQDFETADMTPMARSFYAESKKVRNDRIKSELGITLKYPNYRVGLAALLAADQRTQ
- a CDS encoding ion transporter, with translation MTLREKTAAFIDSPRFRNFIIGVIVFNAVILGLETSKPLMAAVGPFIHALDVICLYIFVVEIVLKLFAHHFRFFKSGWNIFDFIIVGIALVPAAQSMSVLRALRILRVLRIISATPSLRRVVEGFLKALPGMGSVFILMSLIFYIGAVMATKLFGDSFPDWFGTLGASGYSLFQIMTLESWSMGIVRPVMEVYEYAWAFFVPFIMVTTFAVVNLLVGLIVNSMSETASEESNAATDSYRDEVLARLEAIEKRLPK
- a CDS encoding polyprenyl synthetase family protein, which encodes MAELKSALARAGDVAFAGIEAGVRMKAQFADTPIADAMLHAVRGGKTLRGFLVLQGAALHGVDEDRAKPVAAAIECIHAYSLVHDDLPSMDDDDLRRGQPTVHRKWDEATAVLAGDALQALAFQMITFAEIEAAHKVTLIASLADRAGINGMVGGQALDIAAETAIEPFDLRQIERLQAGKTGALIEWAAGAGAMMVGADDRPLRTYGRALGQAFQIADDILDVTGDEATVGKAVGKDENAGKATFVSLLGLDGAKRRADELVESACDALSNYGDDAETLKEAARFVVNRTH
- a CDS encoding exodeoxyribonuclease VII small subunit, which translates into the protein MSADVQDMSFEDALRELEQVVGKLERGEVPLDESIALYERGALLKKLCEGKLKDAEEKVAKLTLDGDGKPTGTAPLDG
- a CDS encoding branched-chain amino acid aminotransferase, with product MAGAYDDRDGKIWMDGKLVEWRDANVHILTHAMHYASSVFEGERCYEGKIFKSRQHSERLKVSANLIDFDIPYTVDEIEAAKRAALDANGLTDAYVRPVAWRGSGEDMGVAAAKNPVHLAVAVWEWGAYYGDAKMKGAKLDIAKWKRPSPETAPSQAKAAGLYMIATMSKHAAEAKGCSDALMFDYRGYVAECTGANLFFVKDGEVHTPTPDSFLNGLTRQTVIQMLTEKGIKVNERHIMPEELEGFEQAWLTGSAAEVTPINQIGDYNFEVGALAKDIAMDYEKLVRA